A portion of the Lolium rigidum isolate FL_2022 chromosome 1, APGP_CSIRO_Lrig_0.1, whole genome shotgun sequence genome contains these proteins:
- the LOC124690150 gene encoding beta-glucuronosyltransferase GlcAT14B-like yields the protein MRKSWGLNSGPGRPFSDRRWLVPFLASLLVSATLFLAAACGLFAPPYLGADDSFIFDVVSFTDWDDDGRSPSQSLESDAKNQLLSGGDDSDNPDNAAVNSDDSGAEPPRLAYLLEGTKGDGLRMRRVLQAIYHPRNQYILHLDLEAPPRERIDLAMYVKGDPMFSQVGNVRVIAKGDLVTYKGPTMVACTLHAVAILLKEGLEWDWFINLSASDYPLMTQDDILHVFSSLPRNLNFIEHMQISGWKLMQRGKPIVLDPGLYLSKKFDLSTTTERRELPTSFKLYTGSAWIMLTKTFLEYCIWGWDNLPRTLLMYYVNFISSPEGYFHTVICNSGEFRGTAVGHDLHYIAWDYPAKQHPLTLSMKDFNNMVKSGAPFARKFPKEDKVLDRIDRELLHRSEGRFTPGAWCDGVLEGGFDPCLSWDDNSVFEPGPGAERLRVLMKKVLSWDYRNGSCSSLSYDQTKRDWYVPRGRG from the exons ATGAGGAAGAGTTGGGGCCTCAACTCAGGCCCCGGCCGGCCCTTCAGCGACCGCCGGTGGCTGGTCCCCTTCCTCGCCAGCCTCCTCGTGTCGGCcaccctcttcctcgccgccgcctgcGGCCTCTTCGCGCCGCCTTACTTGGGCGCCGACGACTCCTTCATCTTCGACGTGGTCTCCTTCACCGACTGGGACGACGATGGTCGCTCACCCTCACAGTCCCTCGAGTCTGACGCCAAGAACCAGCTGTTGAGTGGCGGTGACGACAGCGACAATCCCGACAATGCCGCCGTGAACTCGGACGACTCCGGCGCCGAGCCGCCCCGGCTGGCGTATCTCCTGGAGGGCACCAAGGGGGACGGCCTGCGGATGCGGAGGGTGCTGCAGGCGATATACCACCCGCGCAACCAGTACATCCTGCACCTGGATCTGGAGGCGCCGCCTCGGGAGAGGATCGACCTGGCCATGTACGTCAAGGGCGACCCGATGTTCAGCCAGGTCGGGAACGTGCGGGTGATCGCCAAGGGCGACCTGGTGACCTACAAGGGGCCGACGATGGTCGCCTGCACGCTGCACGCCGTGGCGATCCTCCTCAAAGAAGGGCTGGAGTGGGACTGGTTCATTAACCTCAGCGCCTCGGATTATCCTCTCATGACACAAGATG ATATACTTCACGTGTTCTCATCTTTGCCAAGAAATCTTAATTTTATAGAGCACATGCAAATATCAGGATGGAAATT GATGCAAAGAGGAAAACCAATAGTTCTGGATCCAGGTCTCTATCTGTCCAAAAAGTTTGACCTTTCTACGACTACTGAGCGGCGAGAACTGCCAACATCTTTCAAGCTATATACTG GTTCTGCTTGGATAATGCTCACAAAAACCTTTCTGGAGTACTGCATATGGGGTTGGGATAATCTCCCACGTACCCTCCTGATGTACTACGTCAACTTCATCTCCTCCCCAGAAGGTTATTTCCATACTGTGATCTGCAACTCTGGTGAGTTTCGGGGCACTGCAGTTGGTCATGACCTGCACTACATTGCCTGGGACTACCCTGCAAAGCAGCATCCCCTGACCCTCTCCATGAAGGACTTCAACAACATGGTCAAGAGCGGCGCGCCTTTTGCGCGGAAGTTTCCCAAGGAAGACAAGGTCTTGGACAGGATAGACCGTGAGCTCCTGCACCGCTCCGAAGGCAGGTTCACTCCTGGTGCATGGTGTGACGGTGTTCTTGAAGGAGGGTTTGATCCTTGCTTGTCCTGGGACGACAACTCTGTTTTCGAGCCTGGTCCTGGCGCGGAGAGGCTGCGCGTCTTGATGAAGAAGGTGCTGTCCTGGGATTACCGCAACGGAAGCTGTTCGTCGCTCTCTTACGACCAGACAAAGAGGGACTGGTATGTTCCGAGGGGTAGAGGATGA